The Vicinamibacteria bacterium genomic sequence CCCGGGCCGGATCCTCGGCGAGGAAACGAGCGAGGAGGCCGTAGCGACGGAGCGTCCGTCCCTCCCAGGGGAAGCTCTGCTCGAGCACGTAGAGGCCGGGCACTTCGTCCGGGGTCAGAAGCCCTTCCGCCCGCCAGCGTCCAAACGTCTCCCCCGCCTCCGCGTAGGCGGCCTCGCCCGCCGCGCGGTTCAAGATCAGCCGGACGATGTTGCGAGGATCGCGCGCGTAGAGCTCCGCCTGGTAAGAGGGAGGGATGACGTCATAGGGCGGGGCCAGAACCCGGCTCAGGTCCGCCTGGGGCACGCGGTAGCGGAGGCCGGCGAAGGGCTGGATCTCGGGCAAGGCTCATGTCCTCTCAGAAAGTCGTCAGCTCAGACCGCGCTCGTGTAATCCACCTTGTAGATGAGCCGGGCCATGCCCAGGCGTACGTCGTCGCCCGTCTTCAGGAGTGCGGTCTCCACCCGTTTGCCGTTCACCCAGCAGCCGTTGCGGCTCTGGAGGTCCACGATCGCGAAGCCGTCGGGCGAGCGGTCGATGCGGGCATGAAAGGACGAGGCCTTGGGGTCGGTGATCACGATGTCATTGTTCCGGTGGCGACCGAGGGTGTAGCTGTCCTTTATGAGGGGGAAGGAGGTCTCGACCCCGTCTTTGACCTGGACCAGCCGGCTCACCGTGAGCCGAGTAGCGTTGGCCAGGTAGCGGGCCGCCTGCTTGCTCACGATCTCCTTGGTGTCGTCCTCCTCGACCTTCCGCGCGGGCACGCCCGAGCTGAACTCTACGGAGGGACCGACCACGGCGGGGGGCGGGCCGCCGTCGATCCACTTCTGCGTCCCTCCCCCCTCCACCACGGGAATGGGGGGGGCGAGCACGGGTGCCGGCTCGGGGCGCGGGGGGCCGAGGGCGAGGAAGCGGGCGGCCCGGAGGTGCTGGAGGATCTGGAGGGTGGCCATCTCGTCGGGGTTGCCCACGAGGTGGCAGACCTCGCCCACGCTCCGGCGCCCGTCCACCAGGAAGAGGACCCGCCACTCGTCGGGAAGGAGGTTGACGCTCTGCTTCACGCGCTCGGGGTTGACGAGAGCCTCCACAACCATCTCGCGGTCCGGGAAGGCCGCGGCCATCCGGTCGAGGTCGTTACCGCGCCGCACGCCCTCCATGATGAGGTTCTGAAGGTCCATCTCCAGGGTGACGGCCGTGGCCGGGGGCGGGGTCTTGTCGTAGAAGGTGAACGTCCCCTCCCGCCAGGAAAAGGTGTGGAAGATCACCTCCGAGACCTGGATCTTGAGGAACGAGGCCAGCGCTTCCTCGGTCAGGATCTTCTCCGAGAGCAGGATCTGGCCGATGCGGGCCCCCGCCCGCTGCTTTTGCATCACCCGCTCCACCGTCTGGGCGCTCAACTTGCCAAGGCGCACGAGCGTGTTGCCGAAGCGAAGATCCTCCGCGGTGGAGGTGGCGAAGACCGCCTTGCCCTCGCGGAAAAAGAGCTTCGTCTCCTGCTCGGGCCGCTCCAGGACGAGGACGCCGGTGCGTCCGCCCAGGCCAATGAAGGTCAGAAGGTCGGGGACCTCGAATGCAGCCAGGTTCCCTTCGAGGGTCTTCTCCATAGGGGCGCGGGGTTGGTCGGATTGTAGCACGCGGTCACGGACCGCCTGTGGTACACTGAAAGGGTCTCGCCGCACGGGGCCGTAGCTCTGTCCATCCCTGGCACACCTCCTCGGTCCCGAGGAGGCCAAGGTTGAGCACCTTCAAAGAATTGATCCGTCAGGTCAAGTCCGAGATCCGCGAGGTCTCGGTCGAAGAGGCGCGGGCCCTCGCGGGGGCGGGGGCGGCGGTCCTGGACGTCCGGGAGGCGGACGAGTGGTCGCAGGGCCACCTGCCGGGGGCGATCTTCATCCCCCGCGGGTTCCTTGAGTTGAGGGTCGAGGAAAAGGTCCCCGACAAGTCCCGCGAGGTCGTGGTCTATTGCGCGGGAGGCACGCGCAGCGCGCTCGGGGCCAAGACCCTGGAGCAGCTCGGCTACTCCCGGGTCGCCTCCATGGCCGGCGGATTCACCCGCTGGAAGGAGGCGGGGCTGCCCGTCACGGTGCCCAAGACCCTGAGCGCCGAGCAAAAGAACCGATACAGCCGCCACCTCCTGGTCCCCGAGGTGGGCGAGGCCGGGCAGACGAAGCTGCTCGCCTCCTCCGTCCTGCTGGTGGGGGCGGGGGGCCTGGGCTCCCCCGCCGGGCTCTACCTGGCCGCGGCCGGCGTGGGGACGATCGGGATCGTGGACTCCGACGTCGTGGACCTGACCAACCTCCAGCGCCAGGTCCTCCACACCACGGCCAGCGTGGGCCGGCCCAAGACGGAGTCGGCGGAGGCCACGATCCGCGCCCTGAACCCGGATGTGAAGGTGGTCCGCCACGACCTCCGCCTCGAGGCCAGCAACGTCCTGGAGGTGATGGCGCCCTACGACGTCATCGTGGACGGCTGCGACAACTTCTCCACCAAGTACCTCGTGAACGACGCCGCCGTCCTCACCGGCAAGACCAACGTCTACGGCAGCATCTTCCGCTTCGACGGCCAGGTCTCGACCTTCGTCCCCCGGCAGGGACCCTGCTACCGCTGCCTCTACCCCGAGCCCACCCCCGCGGGGCTGGCCCCCTCCTGCGACGAGGCGGGGGTTTTGGGCGTGCTTCCCGGAGTGGTGGGCTTGATCCAAGCCACGGAGGCCATCAAGGTCATTCTCGGCAAGGGCGAGCTGCTCAGGGGCCGGCTTCTCGCCTACGACGCGCTCGCCATGACCTTCCGGCAGTTCAAGGTGCGCCGCGATCCCCGCTGCGCGGTGTGCGGCGAGGAGCCGACCATCCGCGAGCTCCAGGATCTCGAGTGGTCCTGCCACTTCGAGCCGCGGGGGGAGGCCGTGGCCCGGCCATGACCGTCGCCGCCTCCTCGCCCGCCCGCGTTCTGGGCTCGATCGCGCGCGCCATCGGGAACACGCCTCTCCTTCGCCTGCGCTTCCCCGGGGTGCCCCCGGGCGTGGAGCTATGGGCCAAGTGCGAGTGGTTCAACCCCGGCGGCTCGGTGAAGGACCGCACCGCGCTCTCCCTGGTGAGCGAGGGCGAGCGGACGGGGGCCCTACGCCGGGGGCAGACCATCATCGACTCCTCCTCCGGCAACACCGCGGTCGGCCTCGCTCTCGTGGGGCGGGCCCGGGGCTACCCGGTGGAGTTGGTCATGCCGGAGAGCGCCACCGAGGACCGCAAGCGGCTCTGCCGCGCCTACGGAGCGGAGCTCATCTTCACCCCCGCCTTTTCCGGCTCCGACGGCGCGCTCCTCAAGGTGCGGGAGATGGTGGCCGCGAATCCCGACCGCTACTTCTACGCCGACCAGTACCGCAACCCCGCCAACCCCCTGGCCCACTACCAGACCACGGGCCCGGAGATCTGGGAGCAGACGGAGGGGCGGATCACGCACTTCGTGGCCGGGTTGGGCACCACCGGAACCGTGGTCGGGACGGGCCGCTTCCTGCACGAGCGCAACCCGCGGGTGCGGGTGGTGGCGGTCCAGCCCGACGAGCCCTTGCACGGGCTGGAGGGCCTGAAGCACCTCCCCAGCGCGATCGTGCCTGAGGTCTACGACCCCCGGGTCCCCGACGAGTCGCTCGTGGTATCCACCGAGGACGGCCTCGCCGGTTGCGCGGAGGTCCTCCGCTCGGACGGCATCCTGGTCGGGCATTCGGCGGGGGCCGCGCTCTGGGCCGCGCGGACGGTGGCCCGCACCCAGGGCCAGGGAGTGGTGGTGGCCCTCCTCTGCGACGGCGGCGAGCGCTATCTGGCGGAGCGTCCTTGAGGATCCGCCGGCCCCAGCTGACCGCCATGCTCGAGCATGCGCGCCATGGCTACCCGTTCGAGGTGTGCGGGGTGCTCCTGGGCGAGGGGTCGAGGGTGGCGGCCATCGTCCCCGTGGTCAACCGCGAGACCGAGTCCCCGCGGGTCCGCTACCAGATCGCCCCCGAGGACCTTATTCGTATCCAGCGGGAGGGGCGCGAGCGGGGGGAGGAGATCCTCGGCTACTACCACAGCCACCCCGATCATCCCGCGCGACCCTCCGAGACCGACCGCCGCATTGCCGCCCAGGGCCTTTCCGACGGCGTGATCCACGTGGTGGTGGGCGTGGAGGGGGGTGAACGCGCCACCCCCAGCGCCTGGGTCTTTCGCGACGCCACCCAGGCTTTCGAGGAAGAAGCATTCGAAGTCCAGTAGACAAGGAAGGAAAACATGGCCATCCGCGTGCAGATCCCGTCCCCCCTGCGCTCCCTCACGGGGGGAGCGGAAGAGGTGGAGGTGGAGGCCGCCGACATCGCCGGTCTGATCGAGAGCCTGGAGAGCCGCCACCGGGGGCTGAAGGACCGCCTCTGCGACCCCTCGGGGAATCTCCGCGCCTACGTCCGCCTCTTCCTCAACGATGAAGACGTGCGCTTCCTGGGCGAGCTCGCCGCCCCCCTGAAGGCGGGCGACACCGTGGCCATCGTCCCCGCCATAGCGGGGGGACGCGGCCCTAGTCCCAAGGCGGGCTGAGGCAGGCAGGAGGGAGGCTCAGCGGGCGTCGCGGGGGAGCCGGCGACCGCCCCGGGTAGCGGCCCTCCTCACCGCCCCGCGGGGGGGGCCGACCCAGAGGAGGGCGACGGCCAAGATGAGGGCCGCGATCTCCCAGGGCGCGAGCCAGGTTCCCTCCAGAAAGCCTCGGTTCCAGGCCATGACGCCGAGCCCGAGGAGGGCCAGGGCAGGCAGGAGCGACAGGAGCGAGAGCCAGGCCCGGCCCGCCCCCGCCAGCAGGTTCGGGAGCAGCAGGATCCAGAGCACCGGCAACGGCTGCCGCCAGAAGAGCACGCCGCAAAGCGCGGCCTGCAGGAGCCGGCAGGGCAGGACGAAGCCGCCCGCAGACACGGCCCGCAGGAGCCCGGGCAGCAGGGACAGCGCTCCCAGGACCATGAGCGTCCTCGCCCCCACCACCCGGCCAAAAGCCGCGAACCACACGCTCTCCGCGGCGGGACCGCGGGGGGCGCGGCCGAGGGCTTCGATCACACCCAGCACGCCCGCCCCCATCCGCGCCAGGGCCTCGGCGTCCAGCTTGTCGGCCGTGTCCCCGGCCTGGTGGTAGTAGGGGTAATAGGCGGAGAACGAGGAATCGGACACGAACACCGCGGGCAGGCCGGCCTGGAGGAAAGACAGGTCGTCGCCGTAGTGGTGGGGGGCGCGAAAGGCCCGGACCGTGGGCTGGTAGAGCCAGGAAAGGCGCGGGTCGCCCAGGGGGAGAGGCGTGCCGCCCTCCCGGGCCCCCTCCTGGACCGCCCTCACCAGCCAGGCGGGAGCGATCACCGGACTTCCCGGCCGGAGGGGATCCGGGTAGGCGATGGCGTGGAGGACGGGGCTACCACCCTTCCACCCACACATCTCGATCACGAAGGCCGCCACCAGGTCGCGGCCCGTGCTCCCCAGAGCGCGGATGAAGGCCCGGGAGCCAGGGGCGGGGGTGCGACCCGGGGACCCCGCCTCCTCGCCGTCGAACGACACGAATACCATCGTTCGCGAGCGTGGGCGGGGGGCCAGCGCCCGCGCAGCCTCGATGAGCAGCCCCACTCCGCCCCCGTCGTCGTAGGCCCCGGGGGCCTCGGGGGCGGTGTCGTGGTGGGCGGCGATCACGAGGAACTCCGACCCCGGCGCGCGGAGCACGCCCACCACGTTGGCCCCGCGCGTGCCCTGGCTCTCGAAATCCTCGAGACGCACCTCGCCCAACCCCGCCTCCCGGAACTCCGCCGCCACGTACTCCGCGGCCGCATGGTTTCGCGACGACCCCCAAGGATGGGGGCCGAGGGCGGCCAGGGCGGCGGCGTGGCGTAGAGCGGCCTCCCCGCTCAACGAGGAGGCCAGAAGCAGGGAGGGAAGGAGGGCAGCCATGGGACTGGCGATTATAGGGTCGGAACCGGGGAGGGGCGGGGTCGGGGCTCGGGACCGTGTGCTAGACTTCCTGCCCGTGGCCCGAGAGGTGGGGGTCGGTCTAGCAGCGCTTCTGACGGCCCTGAGCCTGGCCTCCGTGGCCCGGGCGGGCACGGTCCGGGGCCAGGTTGAGCTCCTCGAGAAGGGGGGCCGCAAGGCCAGCGACCTCTCCGAGGTCGTGGTCTACGTCGACGGCGTCCGGGCGCCCCCCCGTTCGGCGCACCCCACCACCACCATAGCCATGAAGGGGAAGAACTTCATCCCCCGGGTGGTCGTGGTCCCGGTGGGGGGCACGGTGGAATTCCCCAACCAGGATTCGGTCTTCCACAATGTCTTCTCGCTCTCGGGCGAGAACCGCTTCGACCTCGACCTCTACAAGCGCCCGAAGAGCGGCTCCTGGACCTTCCAACACCCCGGCCTCGTCCGGATCTACTGCAACATCCACCCCCAGATGAGCGCGGTGGTCCTCGTCCGCGACAACCCCTACTTCACCCGGCCCGGGCCAGACGGCGCCTTCGTCATCGAGGAGGTGCCCGCGGGCCAGTACACCCTGCGGGCCTGGCACGAGCGGGCGGGCGACGTCGCGCTGGAGCTCACGGTGCCCGCCCAGGGCGAGGTCACGGGCCGGATCACCCTCGACGGATCCAAGTACAAGCGGGAGGCGCACAAGAACAAATTCGGCCAGGACTACCCCGCCCCCAGCCACGAGACGTACTGAGCGAGGTCGCTGCTCGATGGGGCTCACCCAGAAAATCCTCCTCTTTACCGGCGTCCTCGTGGTGGCCCTGGTCGTGACCAGCCTCGCCTTCACGACCTTCCAGG encodes the following:
- a CDS encoding DUF4388 domain-containing protein, producing MEKTLEGNLAAFEVPDLLTFIGLGGRTGVLVLERPEQETKLFFREGKAVFATSTAEDLRFGNTLVRLGKLSAQTVERVMQKQRAGARIGQILLSEKILTEEALASFLKIQVSEVIFHTFSWREGTFTFYDKTPPPATAVTLEMDLQNLIMEGVRRGNDLDRMAAAFPDREMVVEALVNPERVKQSVNLLPDEWRVLFLVDGRRSVGEVCHLVGNPDEMATLQILQHLRAARFLALGPPRPEPAPVLAPPIPVVEGGGTQKWIDGGPPPAVVGPSVEFSSGVPARKVEEDDTKEIVSKQAARYLANATRLTVSRLVQVKDGVETSFPLIKDSYTLGRHRNNDIVITDPKASSFHARIDRSPDGFAIVDLQSRNGCWVNGKRVETALLKTGDDVRLGMARLIYKVDYTSAV
- the moeB gene encoding molybdopterin-synthase adenylyltransferase MoeB yields the protein MSTFKELIRQVKSEIREVSVEEARALAGAGAAVLDVREADEWSQGHLPGAIFIPRGFLELRVEEKVPDKSREVVVYCAGGTRSALGAKTLEQLGYSRVASMAGGFTRWKEAGLPVTVPKTLSAEQKNRYSRHLLVPEVGEAGQTKLLASSVLLVGAGGLGSPAGLYLAAAGVGTIGIVDSDVVDLTNLQRQVLHTTASVGRPKTESAEATIRALNPDVKVVRHDLRLEASNVLEVMAPYDVIVDGCDNFSTKYLVNDAAVLTGKTNVYGSIFRFDGQVSTFVPRQGPCYRCLYPEPTPAGLAPSCDEAGVLGVLPGVVGLIQATEAIKVILGKGELLRGRLLAYDALAMTFRQFKVRRDPRCAVCGEEPTIRELQDLEWSCHFEPRGEAVARP
- a CDS encoding cysteine synthase family protein, which encodes MTVAASSPARVLGSIARAIGNTPLLRLRFPGVPPGVELWAKCEWFNPGGSVKDRTALSLVSEGERTGALRRGQTIIDSSSGNTAVGLALVGRARGYPVELVMPESATEDRKRLCRAYGAELIFTPAFSGSDGALLKVREMVAANPDRYFYADQYRNPANPLAHYQTTGPEIWEQTEGRITHFVAGLGTTGTVVGTGRFLHERNPRVRVVAVQPDEPLHGLEGLKHLPSAIVPEVYDPRVPDESLVVSTEDGLAGCAEVLRSDGILVGHSAGAALWAARTVARTQGQGVVVALLCDGGERYLAERP
- a CDS encoding M67 family metallopeptidase codes for the protein MRIRRPQLTAMLEHARHGYPFEVCGVLLGEGSRVAAIVPVVNRETESPRVRYQIAPEDLIRIQREGRERGEEILGYYHSHPDHPARPSETDRRIAAQGLSDGVIHVVVGVEGGERATPSAWVFRDATQAFEEEAFEVQ
- a CDS encoding MoaD/ThiS family protein codes for the protein MAIRVQIPSPLRSLTGGAEEVEVEAADIAGLIESLESRHRGLKDRLCDPSGNLRAYVRLFLNDEDVRFLGELAAPLKAGDTVAIVPAIAGGRGPSPKAG
- a CDS encoding M28 family peptidase — protein: MAALLPSLLLASSLSGEAALRHAAALAALGPHPWGSSRNHAAAEYVAAEFREAGLGEVRLEDFESQGTRGANVVGVLRAPGSEFLVIAAHHDTAPEAPGAYDDGGGVGLLIEAARALAPRPRSRTMVFVSFDGEEAGSPGRTPAPGSRAFIRALGSTGRDLVAAFVIEMCGWKGGSPVLHAIAYPDPLRPGSPVIAPAWLVRAVQEGAREGGTPLPLGDPRLSWLYQPTVRAFRAPHHYGDDLSFLQAGLPAVFVSDSSFSAYYPYYHQAGDTADKLDAEALARMGAGVLGVIEALGRAPRGPAAESVWFAAFGRVVGARTLMVLGALSLLPGLLRAVSAGGFVLPCRLLQAALCGVLFWRQPLPVLWILLLPNLLAGAGRAWLSLLSLLPALALLGLGVMAWNRGFLEGTWLAPWEIAALILAVALLWVGPPRGAVRRAATRGGRRLPRDAR
- a CDS encoding methylamine utilization protein, which produces MGLAIIGSEPGRGGVGARDRVLDFLPVAREVGVGLAALLTALSLASVARAGTVRGQVELLEKGGRKASDLSEVVVYVDGVRAPPRSAHPTTTIAMKGKNFIPRVVVVPVGGTVEFPNQDSVFHNVFSLSGENRFDLDLYKRPKSGSWTFQHPGLVRIYCNIHPQMSAVVLVRDNPYFTRPGPDGAFVIEEVPAGQYTLRAWHERAGDVALELTVPAQGEVTGRITLDGSKYKREAHKNKFGQDYPAPSHETY